The region AGCCAAAAGGAGTACCAGTAGATGTAATAAATAATTTAGATTATGGTACTATGAACGGAGAAAAAGTATTAAAATTCGCACTTAGTTTAGCTGAAAAGTAATGAATAACGAATGAAGCAACAAAAGGAGGAAGGAAATGGAGCAGATTGTATTAGATCTTATTTTATATAGTGGAGATGCTAGGAGCTATGCTATGGAAGCTATACAAGCGGCAAAGGGCGGAGATTTTAACAAAGCACAGGAGCTTATGAGCAAGTCCAATGAAAAGCTAGATGAAGCTCATAAAGTTCAAACAACTTTAATTCAATCAGAAGCTGGCGGTAATAAGACAGAATTTTCACTACTTCTTGTTCATGCACAAGATCATTTAATGACAAGTATAACATTAAACACACTTGCTTTAGAAATTATTGATTTACACAAGAAAATTGCAAAATAGATTTATTTGGGAGGAGAACAAATGAATAATTTTACGAATTTTATTGAAGAAAAAGTAGTTCCAACTGTATCAAAATTCTCAACAAATCGTTATATTATAGCTTTACGTTCAGGATTTTTAACTATAATGCCATTAACAATCATTGGGTCTATATTTTTATTACTAACAGATTTTCCTATCAATGGATATTCAGATTTTATGGCAAGTATTTTTGGAGCTAATTGGGCATCATACCTTGAACCAGCTTATAGGTCAACGTTTAATATCATGGGTTTTCTATTAGCTGGAACATTAGCATATAAACTTGCAGAGCAGTATAAACTGGATAAGATAGCAGTTATGATTATGTCAATAGTGTCTTTTGTTATTGTTACTCCTAAGTTTGCTACTACCCAGTCTGGAGAAATTATAAATAAAATATTACCAATGGCTTGGCTTGGAACAAAAGGAGTCATAACAGCAATTATAGTTGGTATTCTTACAACAGAAATATATAGAATTGTTATTAAAATGAACTTAGTAATTAAATTACCGGAAAGCGTTCCAGAGATGGTATCTAGATCTTTTTCTTCATTAATACCGGGAACTATAGTTATTGCAACTATGCTATTAATTAATGGTATTTGTGTGGCACTAGGCAGCACATTACATCAAGTAATCTATAGTTTACTACAAATTCCA is a window of Abyssisolibacter fermentans DNA encoding:
- a CDS encoding PTS lactose/cellobiose transporter subunit IIA, with the protein product MEQIVLDLILYSGDARSYAMEAIQAAKGGDFNKAQELMSKSNEKLDEAHKVQTTLIQSEAGGNKTEFSLLLVHAQDHLMTSITLNTLALEIIDLHKKIAK
- a CDS encoding PTS sugar transporter subunit IIC, with the translated sequence MNNFTNFIEEKVVPTVSKFSTNRYIIALRSGFLTIMPLTIIGSIFLLLTDFPINGYSDFMASIFGANWASYLEPAYRSTFNIMGFLLAGTLAYKLAEQYKLDKIAVMIMSIVSFVIVTPKFATTQSGEIINKILPMAWLGTKGVITAIIVGILTTEIYRIVIKMNLVIKLPESVPEMVSRSFSSLIPGTIVIATMLLINGICVALGSTLHQVIYSLLQIPLQKLTSTIGAIAVVGGLNGLFWWFGIHPTVVNSIINPVLNANSLENFELFKAGKLTLETGNIGTIQMIDQFATIGGAGMTIGLIIALLLVARSQKLKMLSRLSAVPSMFNINEPLVFGVPIVMNPLMIIPVTVAPIVSVYLAYFAIKIGFMMPFNGVIAPWTTPPIFSGFLVSGWQGAVVQIIAIAASVLIYYPFVKALDNQYRKDEHNL